tttatgtctcaaaaagagcactagaaggagaaagtcacaaaaatgacattcattaaagggtaaaatgtCCCTAATATccttggtttaaattaaataaacaaacaaaaaaaaaaaaaaaaaataaaaaaaaataaaaaaaaataaaaaaatttatagtttcagattatatgttttcagattcgaaatttttataattttttttttaaaaaaaaaaaatttttgaattttttttttagttttttttcaaattttttttttatagtttaaaaataatttttgaaactgttttataaatttttattttttattttagtatttattttttataaaattttaaatcctaattccaaaagagaaaaagactaggatagcaccaaaccaagtttatgttcccaaagtagcactcaaggttcaaagtcacaaaaataggtttcattaaagaggtaaatatacatttataccccttgggttaattaattcaaaccttagggtttagagttaaggggtggggttttggaattaaagtttaaaattttataaaaaaaaatattaaaataaaaaataaaaattttaaaaacagttttaaaaagtatttttaaattataaaaagaaaatttgaaaaaaaaataataaaaaaaaatttcgaaaaaaagaattgtaaaaatttcgaatctgaaaacatataatctgaaactataaaaaaaaataatctttttttcatttttttaatttttattttatttatttttatttatttttgtttgtttatttaattttaaaccaagggtattagggatattttaccctttaatgaatgtcatttttgtgattttctccttctagtgtgtccattccaaaaccccacccccttaactctaaaccctaaggtttagattaattaacccaagggatataagtgtatatttacctctttaatgaaacctatttttgtaactttgaaccttgagtgctactttgggaacaaaaatggtgctattctagtctttttctctaaaatatttcgcaaattttagttttaattttacgaataaaaaaactgttttataaaaaagaaaggGTTTATTCGTCGGGCAAAGGTCATGTGTCAATGTTACGCACAGAACAAATATAAAACACTCATcatttcctctctctcttctttaacctctttctttcttcttcttctttagggAGGGATGCTTCCCCGACTTTCCcatgaaactcttttttttttcttcaatttccCCGGAAAATCAGGAACTCTAGAAATCTGAGCCgattttcacttttattttcttttgtttagttgTAATCTTGTTAGAAAAGCAACCCGCAACTCTAGAGCTATAGCTGGTTAGAAGAGATTCGATTAAGATTCGCTGGTTTTGTTTAGCGGTCTTTCATCTGATTTGTAAAGCCTTTTGTATTATTGTGTGTTGATCATGGAGAGATCTGATTCTAGATATCTTTACCACAACTTAGCTCGAGCTTCTTCATCTAGtgagttccttttttttttctctctctctttgtgcTTTCATTCAGATCGAGAGTGTCTGTTTTCTGATCCAGTTTCTAAGTTTTGTTTGTTCTTCAAATTGGCTTATAAGTTTTGAggaaatttgaaataaaaacagAGGATTTATGCTTTAAGATGCTCTGTTTTTATTACATAGCTTTAGTTCTACTCATGTGTCTAATGAAACCGGATCTCTTGTTGTCTTGTGCAGGTAATAATAATAGTACACTATTTGACGCATCTCAATATGAGTTCTTTGGTCAAAGTCTTGAAGAAGTTGAATTGGGAGGTCTCGATGATGATGCCGCTTCTGTTCTCGGACATGCCGATGACGGTGATGGGTATCACTTGTTTGATAAAAGAGAGGTAATTTTGGATTGACTTCTTTTGATATGTATCAGATTTTAACATCATTTCTAGATGATTTAGTTGTGTTTAAAAACATCTACTTGTGGTTTCAGGGTGCAGGTTTGGGATCATTGTCTGAAATGGATGATCTTGCCACAACTTTTGCTAAGGTTAGCTTTTTGTTCTTTGCTGACAGTCATGACGTTAATAGTGACAAGTAAACTAAAGTTAGTTAGTTCATCTTAAAAAGATAGCTTTTCGGAGCTTCTTGTTCTTACTTGGTTGTCTACTTTTAcatatgttttgtttgttttgatgcTTGGCAGCTAAACAGAGTTGTTTCCGGGCCCAAACACCCTGGAGTAATTGGGGACAGAGGATCAGGTTCCTTTTCAAGGGAAAGTGAGTTTATTACCTAACTCTGTTtacttcttcttgtgcttctgTGTTTTgtcctaagagcatgattaatgcgAGTCTCTTAGGGTGGGGTTCTTAGCTTAATAATAAGAtatgtctcttaacttttaactaaaaaaaactaagaaacggCTAAGAACCCACTCTAAGAGATCcgcattaatcatgctctaattcGAAATATGACATCtattttaagatattatttCTATTACCAGTTTTTTTCTGACATAGGTTTTTATCTCCAGGTTCTTCTGCAACAGATTGGACACAGGATAATGAGTTCACAAGCTGGTTGGACCAGCAGACGCTTGAAGAGCAAGCACACGAACCTAGCTGGTCTTCACAGCCACAACAACCATCAGCTAACTTAAACTCTTTGCACAGAACATCCTCATATCCTCAGCAGCAAGCACAACTGCAACATTACAATAGCGAACCGATCATTGTACAAGAGTCTACCTTCACCTCTTTTCCTTCCCCTGGAAACAGAACTCAAATATCTTCACCGAGCCACATCCATCGCGCTCCTTCTCTCCCTGGTAGTAGCCAGCTGAACCTCCCTGCACCAAACTCTACTTTCCATCTCTCAGGATTGTCACACGGACCGCCACACTACAACAGTAACTTGGCTAGATATGCCTCATGTGGTCCTACTCTTGGCAACACGGTGCAACCTCCTCACTGGGTTACTGACCCTGGCCTTCTTCTGCACGGTGATCGCTCCGGGTTGTTACACAGTCTAGTTCAACAGCAacaacagcagcagcagctgCTGCAGCTTCTTCCTCGTAACGGTTTTACATCACAGCAGCTGATCTCGCTTCAGCAGAGACAATCTCTAGCTCATCCCGCCGCGTTACAGTCCCAGCTCTACAGCTCATGCCCTTCCCCATCGCGTCAAGAAGTAAGGGAACACAAACACAAGCCGTCTCACAGGAGCCGCAAGAACAGAAGTGGAGGAGGCCTCTCCCAACAGGCATCTCTCTCCAGCCAGAAAAGCGAAACCGGACTTCAGTTCAGATCAAAGTACATGACGTCAGAAGAGATTGAGAGTATCCTCAAGATGCAGCATTCCAACTCACACAGCAGTGACCCTTACGTCAACGATTATTACCACCAAGCTCGGCTAACCAAAAAGTCCTCCGGATCTAGAGTAAAGACTCAGTTCTGTCCTTCTCATCTAAAAGAGCACCAATCTCGGTCGTCCCGTAATAGTAGCAGCTCAGATCAGCAACAACCGCAAGTCCACGTGGATGCTCTCGGAAAGATCACTCTTCCTCACGTTTGCAGACCACGCGCTTTACTAGAGGTTGAATCTCCTCCTGGCTCTCGTCATCATCTGGAGCAGGAGCCTCTTGTTGCAGCTAGAGTCACCATCGAAGATGCTTTTGGAGTTCTGATCGATATAGTTGACCTTGATAGGACTCTCCAGTGCAACCGTCCGCAAGACGGTGGCTCTAACCTCATGAGAAAGCGTCAGCTCCTCTTAGAAGGCTTAGCGACTTCTCTCCAACTCGTTGATCCCTTCAGCAAAACCGGTCCGAAAACCAAAGACGACATCGTCTTTCTACGCATAGCGACACTTCCCAAGGGGAAGAAACTGCTCACAAAGTATATTCAGCTTCTTGTCCCCGGCACTGAGATCGCTAGGGTTGTCTGCATGGCTGTGTTTCGCCACCTGAGGTTTTTATTCGGTGCCGCTGCATCAGAGACGGTAGCTAACCTTGCTAACGCGGTTACTGTCTGTGTCCAAGCGATGGATCTCCGAGCATTGAGTGGTTGTCTTGCGGCTGTTGTCTGTTCCTCAGAGCAGCCGCCTCTCCGTCCGATAGGAAGTCCCTCTGGGGATGGAGCGTCTGTTGTGTTGGTGTCTCTTCTCGAGAGAGCTGCTCAAGTAGTGAAAAACTCGAATGATGGACTGTGGAGAGCCTCGTTTGATGAGTTTTTCTCGCTTCTTACCAAATATTGTAGGAGCAAGTATGAGACGATACATGGGCAGGAGAATGCAGCAGCTGATGTGTTGGAGGTAGCTATAAAGAGGGAGATGCCTGCTGAGCTTTTGCGTGCGAGCCTACGTCATACGAGTGAAGACCAGCGGAACTTTTTGCTCAACTTTGGTCGGAAAGGTTCTTCACCACCACCTGTGAGCGAGTTGAAAACCGGTGCAAGGGGTGGCCAGGTTAGCTCTGAGTCTGTCATGGCTTAACTTTAACCATACATAGGAAAGGAACTGTGAGAACATGGGCTGGGTGTAGGAATCTTTCACAGGGTTCAGGTGataaatgttgttttctttttttttagattgTGTGTGTTTAGATCTCTTTGAACTTGTTATGGTTACGTATGAAAGGATGGGGAAAGAAACATTGAAAGTGGGAGTTGGTAAAACCTAAGTGAAATCCCGGGAGAGCTGTGTTTTTTGGTGCTCTGGTGATGGAGACTTGGGGGTTTTAGGTGTTTGGAAAGGAGGCTAGGTGTTTGTGACTGTACAGACTGATGGTGAATAGTGATGGAGGcaagaagatgatgaatctgGTGATGGTTTGATGATCTGTGCGGGAGCTAAGAGGTCTTTTGTTGTCTTAGCATCTTGTGGGTCTGTGTTGAAGTATGTGCATTGTGTAACAGTAAGGAACGcattgtctttttttctttctaaaatgtTGTTTCTGTTGAACTATGTCTCGAAACTCCGGTTCGTACGTCGTATGTATCTGGATAGAGGCCAAGTCGAAATGTATTATGTTTTCGTAAGAAGTTGGGAActatgaaatgtttttttttttttgaatatttgtaaaatttattcaaagaaaactaaattttgTACATCAAGTGTGTCTGTTTAGATCTTACCGACTTTAAAGATAAAACAGAAGATCATATGTCGGATAACAGAGCCTAAGCCCTTGAAACAAACCAGCTCTGCAGCAGGCCTTCATAGATGGTACAAAAAcctttgtatttatatggtacAAAAGCGTAAGCTCATCCTCTAAGCACAAAACCTAGAGATGTCTCTTGTGGGAGGGACTTTCACGAGCTGATGATATTTCGTAGTTTTAATCGCGCACATGGTTAAAGGAAGTGGTAGGAATTAAGCCACGTGAAGCATGTCCTTTTCAAGTTTTGCAATTGCTCACATGCCACGTGCGCTTTAGCCGTCTCTTTTTCACTTTCTTATCTTCCTTTATTACAAGAAAAGGACAGAGAACCAAGTCCGGGTGGGACATGAGAGGTGTCTGCATGATTGATCTATTTTTCTTCTCGAATTTTACCTAACATGACTCTTTGTACTCTTTTTTGGTCGTACCCTACTTTCATCAACCATTACAATTTCCCAATGTACTCTTTTTTACTCTGTTGGTCGGCTACCAAGTGTactattattgatttattatgcaaataaggtttttatttttattttatttgccaGCCATGAAAACCTGGGAGcctgaaacaaataaaaaactaagCCATTATTAGGTATCATAATTTAGTTTCTAAAGGTgttcttaaatataaaaaatataaactactaacCAAACATTATGCATGTTAAATAATAAGATAGCTtaacagtaaaataaataaaaagtaaaacacGTTTGTGGGGTCAGaacatttaaaaacaatttgttttaagaaaatatttactattttactttaattttttaaaaagaaaatataaaatgtctGAACTGTAAAAACTAAGAACATTATCTGAAaactaaaaatttgaaaaatttatatatttcatcaaataataaataatcaaaatatac
The Brassica napus cultivar Da-Ae chromosome A1, Da-Ae, whole genome shotgun sequence DNA segment above includes these coding regions:
- the LOC106369215 gene encoding protein PAT1 homolog 2-like produces the protein MERSDSRYLYHNLARASSSSNNNSTLFDASQYEFFGQSLEEVELGGLDDDAASVLGHADDGDGYHLFDKREGAGLGSLSEMDDLATTFAKLNRVVSGPKHPGVIGDRGSGSFSRESSSATDWTQDNEFTSWLDQQTLEEQAHEPSWSSQPQQPSANLNSLHRTSSYPQQQAQLQHYNSEPIIVQESTFTSFPSPGNRTQISSPSHIHRAPSLPGSSQLNLPAPNSTFHLSGLSHGPPHYNSNLARYASCGPTLGNTVQPPHWVTDPGLLLHGDRSGLLHSLVQQQQQQQQLLQLLPRNGFTSQQLISLQQRQSLAHPAALQSQLYSSCPSPSRQEVREHKHKPSHRSRKNRSGGGLSQQASLSSQKSETGLQFRSKYMTSEEIESILKMQHSNSHSSDPYVNDYYHQARLTKKSSGSRVKTQFCPSHLKEHQSRSSRNSSSSDQQQPQVHVDALGKITLPHVCRPRALLEVESPPGSRHHLEQEPLVAARVTIEDAFGVLIDIVDLDRTLQCNRPQDGGSNLMRKRQLLLEGLATSLQLVDPFSKTGPKTKDDIVFLRIATLPKGKKLLTKYIQLLVPGTEIARVVCMAVFRHLRFLFGAAASETVANLANAVTVCVQAMDLRALSGCLAAVVCSSEQPPLRPIGSPSGDGASVVLVSLLERAAQVVKNSNDGLWRASFDEFFSLLTKYCRSKYETIHGQENAAADVLEVAIKREMPAELLRASLRHTSEDQRNFLLNFGRKGSSPPPVSELKTGARGGQVSSESVMA